A segment of the Longimicrobiales bacterium genome:
CCACCGGCCGGACAACTGGCGGAGCGTGAGATAGTATACCGCACTCATATTGCTCAGCCCTCCACGAGGTAGCCGAAGACGCTCTCCAGCGAATCATCCAGCGGCTCGACGCGACGCAGGCTGATCGACGCCGACCGCGCGAGTCGCGGCAGCTCGATCTGCACGTCGCGAACGTTCCGGCTCAGGATGATGATCGCGCCGTCCGGATCGACATGCACCGCCTCCACTGAATCAAGAGTGACGACCGCGGACGCCAGCCGGCGCGGTGCGTCGCACAGAACGCGCACGTGATAGGGCCGCTGATTGAGCGCGGCACGGATCTCACGGAACCCGCCGGACGCGGCGAGCTTGCCGTTCACGATGAGCAGCACCGTCTCCGCGACCTGCTCGACCTCCTCCAGGATGTGCGACGACAGCACGATCGTCCGTCCTTCCGTCGCCAGCTGCTCGAGCAGATGCTGGAAATGCACGCGCTGGCGCGGGTCCGCGCCGTTCAACGGCTCATCGAGGATCAGGATTTCGGGATCGTGCACCAGTGTGGCCGCCAGCCGCATCCGCTGACGCATGCCGCGCGAGTACGTCCCCATGGGGCGATGCTGCGCATCCGCCAGATCGACCAGCCCGATCGCACGATCGACGGCGGCCTCGAGGTTCCGCACGCCGCGCAGGCGTCCCATCATGCGAACGAACTCGCGGCCCTTCATGAAGCCATATACCGTCTCGTGCTCGGACATCACGCCGATACGGCGGTACAGCGGCGGGTTGTCGCGCACAGGCTCGCCAAAAACGGTCACAGTACCGGTCGATGTCGCCGCCAGCCCCGTCATCATCCGCAGCAGCGTCGTCTTGCCCGCGCCGTTCGGTCCGAGCAGGCCCGTGATGCCGGGCGTGATGTCGAACGTGACATCGCTGACGGCGACGACACTGCCGAACCAGCGCGAGACCTGGTCGACCTGGATCACGGGTGTCATGCTGTTCATGGTGTTAGCCGCCGGTAACGCCACCAGAGCACGGCGCCCGGTACGAGTGTCCAGATGAAGTACCACGTGACCAGCATCGCGGAGCCGAGCTCGCGCGCGGGTGCGCCCTCCGTTATTTCGCTGGCCTCGCCGAAGATGACGTCATTCACGTGCACGGGAATGTTCGTGAGGTTGAACATGGAGATCCACTGGCCGACCGGCCCCTCGATCTCGGAGGCGAGGCCGACAGTGAACGGTGTGGAGATCACGAACAACCCGACCAGGAATACCGACGCGTACGCGCGCCGTGTCGTGAACGATGCGGTGAGCATCGCGAGTGTCGTCGCGTACGCGGCCATTGCGAGGCCGGCGGCGAGGAACCGCGGTACATCCAGCCAGTGCGCGACCAGATAATCGATCGGCGCCGGATTCCCCATGGCGAGGCCGAGGAACAGGAAGATCTGCGGCGCCCACGCGGCCGCGAGCGTCACCGCGAGGAATGCGCTCCAGCGGGCGAAGACGTAATCCGTTCCGCTGAGCGGTCGCACGAGGTAGAGGTTGATCGTGCCCTCGCGGCGGTCGCGGCACAACAGCTCCGGCGCGACGAGCGCTGCGAAGACAAACAGCAGGATCGACGCGATGCCGTAATAGTCGCCATGGGACGGGAGCTGCTGGGTGGCTTCGGGGCCGGCCATGCGCAGCACCGCGCCCGCGATCAGCACCATGATGAGCGCGATGCCGGTGAGCAGCGCGAAGAAGAACCAGGGCAGGATCTTCGCGCGGCCGCCGCGGCCGAGGCCGAGAGCGGTTCTGACACCATCCTTGAAGACGGCGAACCGCGCGCGGTTACGGCCCTCGCGAACGCCGGTATAACGCTGGTACCCGATGTCGAAGACGGTGCCGGTCATGCGGACTCCCGCTCGAAGAGCTCGGTGAGCGCACGCCGACGTGGCGCCATCCGCCGCAGCGGCGCCTCCGCCTCGACCAGCGCATCGCGGACGTGGTCGTATACCGATTCGTCCGGCCCCTCGATGGTCAGGCCCGTGCCATCGGGGAATGCGGCGATGCCGCGTCGCCCGAGCGCCGCCACGAGCTGCTCACGATTAGTGTCCACCTCGATGAAGACGGTCGCCGTCTCCTTCGTGAAATGGTCGACCTCGCCGGCGTGTACGACCCGGCCGCCCCGCAGCACGATGATGCGGTCGCACGTCCGCTCGACATCGGACATCAGATGCGAGGACAGGAGGACACTGATGCCGAACTCGCGATGTGTCCTGCGTACCAGTGTCAGCATCTCCTCCCGCCCCACGGGATCCAGGCCGGCCGTGGGCTCGTCGAGGAAGACGAACGCCGGATCGTGCACGAGCGCCTGCCCGAGCTTCACGCGTTGCTTCATGCCGGTGGAGTATCCACCGATTGCGCGATACCGCTCCTCGAAGAGGCCGGTGTGGCGCAGTGTGTCTGCCGCGCGGGTGCGTGCGGAGGACGGCGGCAGACCGCTGACCTCGGCCATGTGCGTCAGGAACTCCGCAGCACTGACCTGCGACGGGAGGCAGTCGTGTTCCGGCATGTAGCCCAGCCGCGTCCGCGCACTGACGTTCTCCGCTGCGTTCTGACCGAGCACCCTCGCTTCTCCCGACGTGGCGTCCAGCAGGCCGAGAAAGATGCGGATCGCCGTGCTCTTGCCTGCGCCGTTCTCGCCCAGGATGCCCGTGATGCCGTCGGAGATCGTGAAGCTTACATCGTCGAGCGCGACGACGTTGCCGTACCTCTTCGTGAGGTGTTCTGCAATCAGCAGTGTCGTATCTGACTTCATGACTGGCTCTCCCGGGGACAGGCCTCGGCATATCCGAGCTCGCAGGCCCGGTTCATCATGTCGGCAGCCCGCTCGGGCTGTCGATAGACGCCCGCTCCCTTCTGATACAGGTCGGCCATCCGGTAGCACGCCTCGCCTTCGCCCGCGGAGCACGCCTGCCTGTAGAGTGATGCGGCGCGGTTGAAGTCCTGACCGACACCCGCGCCCGTCGCATAGCGCTCACCGAGGCGGACGCAGCCGGCGTAGTCGTCGGCGTCGCATCCCTTCTCGAAGAGCACCGCTGCAAGGGAGTCGTTCTGTGCGACGCCGGTGCCGGCCGCGTGCAGCTGGCCGAGTCCGACGCAGCCGCGTACGGTCTCTTCGCCGCAGGAGCGCTCGAACAGTCCGGCGGCGCGCACTATATCCTGCTCGACGCCATCGCCAGCGGCGTAGAGCGCGCCCAGGTATGCGCAGCCGTCCAGGTTGCCACCATCGCACGCCTGTGCATACAGAGCAGCGGCCTGAGCGGCATCCTGTTCCACGACCGTGCCCCGCTCGTACAGCCTGGCCAGGCGCACACATCCGTCGAGTGCTTCGAGCTGACAGGCCTGCCGGTGCAGCACGGCGGCCCGGGCGGAATCGGGCTCGACGCCCCGGCCGGCCTGGACCATGGCGCCGAGCTGCGCGCACGCCTCACCGACATCGGCTGCGCACGCCGTCTCGAA
Coding sequences within it:
- a CDS encoding ABC transporter ATP-binding protein, with the protein product MKSDTTLLIAEHLTKRYGNVVALDDVSFTISDGITGILGENGAGKSTAIRIFLGLLDATSGEARVLGQNAAENVSARTRLGYMPEHDCLPSQVSAAEFLTHMAEVSGLPPSSARTRAADTLRHTGLFEERYRAIGGYSTGMKQRVKLGQALVHDPAFVFLDEPTAGLDPVGREEMLTLVRRTHREFGISVLLSSHLMSDVERTCDRIIVLRGGRVVHAGEVDHFTKETATVFIEVDTNREQLVAALGRRGIAAFPDGTGLTIEGPDESVYDHVRDALVEAEAPLRRMAPRRRALTELFERESA
- a CDS encoding ABC transporter permease subunit, whose product is MTGTVFDIGYQRYTGVREGRNRARFAVFKDGVRTALGLGRGGRAKILPWFFFALLTGIALIMVLIAGAVLRMAGPEATQQLPSHGDYYGIASILLFVFAALVAPELLCRDRREGTINLYLVRPLSGTDYVFARWSAFLAVTLAAAWAPQIFLFLGLAMGNPAPIDYLVAHWLDVPRFLAAGLAMAAYATTLAMLTASFTTRRAYASVFLVGLFVISTPFTVGLASEIEGPVGQWISMFNLTNIPVHVNDVIFGEASEITEGAPARELGSAMLVTWYFIWTLVPGAVLWWRYRRLTP
- a CDS encoding ABC transporter ATP-binding protein, coding for MNSMTPVIQVDQVSRWFGSVVAVSDVTFDITPGITGLLGPNGAGKTTLLRMMTGLAATSTGTVTVFGEPVRDNPPLYRRIGVMSEHETVYGFMKGREFVRMMGRLRGVRNLEAAVDRAIGLVDLADAQHRPMGTYSRGMRQRMRLAATLVHDPEILILDEPLNGADPRQRVHFQHLLEQLATEGRTIVLSSHILEEVEQVAETVLLIVNGKLAASGGFREIRAALNQRPYHVRVLCDAPRRLASAVVTLDSVEAVHVDPDGAIIILSRNVRDVQIELPRLARSASISLRRVEPLDDSLESVFGYLVEG
- a CDS encoding tetratricopeptide repeat protein, translating into MITPRAVGRSLLLLATGLAIIGCNPGAEEAKRLRAACESGDESACTQFALRLLKGEHVLRDETRAAGLFETACAADVGEACAQLGAMVQAGRGVEPDSARAAVLHRQACQLEALDGCVRLARLYERGTVVEQDAAQAAALYAQACDGGNLDGCAYLGALYAAGDGVEQDIVRAAGLFERSCGEETVRGCVGLGQLHAAGTGVAQNDSLAAVLFEKGCDADDYAGCVRLGERYATGAGVGQDFNRAASLYRQACSAGEGEACYRMADLYQKGAGVYRQPERAADMMNRACELGYAEACPRESQS